A section of the Pseudomonas sp. FP453 genome encodes:
- a CDS encoding bifunctional diguanylate cyclase/phosphodiesterase gives MLIGSYSPSLVVISLFVAILASYTALDLAGRIATAKGRAVFYWMSGGALAMGVGVWSMHFIGMLALRLPFALGFDVGITALSLLIAVLSCGFALWLVNQPRLPAWQLAFGALVMGAGISSMHYTGMAAMRMTPGIDYDPTLFSASLLIAVVASGAALWIAFHLRRNTPYVRLMRGGAAVVMGLAIVGMHYTGMAAAQFADESYCGAALSGLSGKGLDNLVVVTSLAVLVIALLTSVLDARLEARTSVLADSLSLANQELTHLALHDTLTGLPNRTLLADRIQQAMQAVNEKGGCFALMFIDLDGFKPVNDAFGHHMGDQLLREVGLRLREDLRSQDTLARIGGDEFVLLVRLTQPDDALRLAERQVGLVNRAFKVAEHELKISASVGIAIFPGNGGNPQELLMNADAAMYHAKGMGKNGYSFFDVSMNTNARKQLQLLQDLRNAVEQQQFCLHYQPKFDAVSGIPVGAEALLRWEHPQQGLLLPATFIELAEKTGLIIPIGEWVLNEACRQMRLWYAQGYEDWRIAVNLSALQFCHAGLVKSVASALDRHQLPANSLTLEITETTAMSDADASMTVLQQLSDMGVDLSIDDFGTGYSSLMYLKRLPANELKIDRGFVRDLEHDGDDAAIVSAIVALGHALGLRIVAEGVETDVQQNFLTRLGCNSLQGYLLGHPLPAERFMADIQRAEELAAPDKSLG, from the coding sequence ATGCTTATCGGTAGCTATTCTCCCTCGCTGGTCGTGATCTCCCTGTTCGTCGCGATCCTGGCGTCCTACACCGCGCTGGACCTGGCCGGCCGCATTGCGACCGCCAAGGGCCGTGCGGTTTTTTATTGGATGAGTGGTGGAGCATTGGCGATGGGCGTGGGTGTGTGGTCCATGCATTTTATCGGCATGCTCGCGCTGCGCTTGCCGTTTGCCCTGGGCTTTGACGTCGGTATCACCGCGTTGTCGTTGCTGATCGCGGTGCTGTCCTGCGGCTTTGCGTTGTGGCTGGTCAACCAGCCGCGCTTGCCGGCCTGGCAGTTGGCGTTTGGCGCACTGGTCATGGGCGCGGGCATCAGCAGCATGCATTACACCGGCATGGCCGCGATGCGCATGACCCCCGGCATCGACTATGACCCGACGCTGTTCAGCGCATCGTTGTTGATCGCGGTGGTCGCTTCCGGCGCGGCGTTGTGGATTGCGTTCCACCTGCGGCGCAACACCCCTTACGTGCGCCTGATGCGCGGCGGTGCGGCGGTGGTGATGGGGCTGGCGATCGTCGGCATGCACTACACCGGCATGGCGGCCGCGCAATTTGCCGACGAGAGTTACTGCGGCGCGGCGCTGTCGGGCTTGAGTGGCAAGGGCCTGGACAACCTGGTGGTGGTCACCAGCCTGGCGGTCTTGGTGATTGCCTTGCTGACCTCGGTGCTGGACGCGCGGCTGGAGGCGCGCACCTCGGTGCTGGCCGATTCCCTGAGCCTGGCCAACCAGGAACTGACCCACCTGGCCCTGCACGACACCCTGACCGGGCTGCCCAACCGCACCTTGCTCGCCGACCGGATCCAGCAGGCCATGCAAGCGGTCAACGAGAAGGGCGGCTGTTTTGCCCTGATGTTTATCGACCTGGACGGTTTCAAACCGGTCAACGATGCCTTCGGCCACCACATGGGCGACCAGTTGCTGCGCGAAGTCGGCCTGCGCCTGCGGGAAGACCTGCGCAGCCAGGACACCCTGGCGCGCATCGGCGGCGATGAGTTTGTGTTGCTGGTGCGCCTGACCCAGCCCGACGATGCGCTGCGCCTCGCCGAGCGCCAGGTGGGCCTGGTCAACCGCGCGTTCAAGGTGGCCGAACATGAGCTGAAGATTTCCGCCAGCGTGGGCATTGCGATCTTCCCCGGCAACGGCGGCAACCCCCAGGAACTGCTGATGAACGCCGACGCCGCGATGTACCACGCCAAGGGCATGGGCAAGAACGGCTACAGCTTCTTCGACGTGTCGATGAACACCAATGCGCGCAAACAACTGCAACTGTTGCAGGACTTGCGCAACGCCGTCGAGCAACAGCAGTTCTGCCTGCATTACCAACCCAAGTTCGATGCCGTCAGCGGCATCCCGGTGGGCGCCGAAGCGCTGTTGCGCTGGGAGCATCCGCAGCAAGGCCTGCTGTTGCCGGCGACCTTTATCGAATTGGCGGAAAAGACCGGGCTGATCATTCCCATCGGCGAATGGGTGCTCAACGAAGCCTGTCGCCAGATGCGCCTGTGGTATGCCCAGGGCTATGAAGACTGGCGCATCGCCGTGAACCTGTCGGCGTTGCAGTTCTGCCACGCCGGGCTGGTCAAGAGCGTGGCCTCGGCCCTGGACCGGCACCAGTTGCCGGCCAACAGCCTGACCCTGGAAATCACCGAAACCACCGCCATGAGCGACGCCGATGCAAGCATGACCGTGTTGCAGCAGCTGTCGGACATGGGCGTCGACCTGTCCATCGATGACTTCGGTACCGGTTATTCCAGCCTGATGTACCTCAAGCGCCTGCCGGCCAACGAGCTGAAGATCGACCGTGGCTTTGTGCGTGACCTGGAGCACGACGGTGACGATGCGGCCATCGTCTCGGCCATCGTCGCCCTCGGCCATGCCTTGGGGTTGCGCATCGTCGCCGAAGGGGTGGAGACCGATGTGCAGCAGAATTTTCTCACACGGCTCGGCTGCAATTCCCTACAGGGCTACCTGCTCGGCCACCCGCTGCCAGCGGAGCGTTTCATGGCCGACATCCAGCGCGCCGAAGAGCTCGCGGCGCCTGACAAAAGCCTGGGCTGA
- a CDS encoding SDR family oxidoreductase: MDKVVIITGGSRGIGAETALLAARQGYRICINFQSDEAAAHRVLEQVRALGAQAIAVRADVSIEDEVIALFNRVDAELGRVTALVNNAGTVGHKSRVDEMSEFRILKIMKTNVLGPILCAKHAVLRMSPRHGGQGGSIVNVSSVAARLGSPGEYVDYAASKGALDTFTIGLSKEVAGEGIRVNAVRPGYIFTDFHALSGDPDRVSKLESGIPMARGGRPDEVAEAIVWLLSDKASYTTGTFLDLGGGR; encoded by the coding sequence ATGGACAAAGTCGTCATCATCACCGGAGGCAGCCGCGGGATCGGCGCCGAGACGGCCTTGCTGGCTGCGCGTCAGGGCTACCGTATCTGCATCAATTTCCAGTCCGACGAAGCGGCTGCCCACCGCGTGCTGGAGCAGGTCCGCGCGCTGGGCGCGCAGGCCATCGCGGTGCGGGCCGATGTCAGCATCGAAGATGAAGTGATCGCATTGTTCAATCGGGTCGATGCCGAGTTGGGGCGGGTCACCGCGCTGGTGAACAACGCCGGTACCGTGGGGCACAAGTCGCGGGTCGACGAGATGTCCGAGTTCCGCATTCTCAAGATCATGAAAACCAACGTGTTGGGGCCGATCCTGTGCGCCAAGCATGCGGTGCTGCGCATGTCGCCCAGGCATGGCGGGCAGGGCGGCAGCATCGTCAACGTGTCGTCGGTGGCGGCGCGCCTGGGTTCGCCGGGTGAGTACGTGGACTATGCAGCGTCCAAGGGCGCGCTGGACACCTTCACTATTGGCCTTTCCAAGGAGGTCGCGGGCGAAGGTATCCGCGTGAATGCGGTGCGCCCTGGTTATATCTTTACCGACTTCCATGCCCTGAGCGGTGATCCGGATCGGGTCAGCAAGTTGGAGTCTGGTATTCCCATGGCTCGTGGCGGGAGGCCGGATGAGGTGGCGGAGGCGATTGTCTGGTTGTTGTCGGATAAGGCTTCCTACACCACCGGGACGTTCCTGGATTTGGGGGGCGGCCGCTGA
- the mapR gene encoding GntR family transcriptional regulator MpaR (MapR regulates genes involved in Pseudomonas quinolone signal (PQS) production and anthranilate metabolism), whose translation MKRYEKFADDIAELIRSGVLGPGQRVPSVRYASQTYGVSPSTVFQAYYLLERRGLIRARPRSGYFVNTHAPSPFSEPVVSEQVHESTEVDVSELVFSVLDSIKDPNTVPFGSAFPSPMLFPLPRLARSLASASREMDPRLVVTDMSPGNPQLRRQIALRYMVGGLMLPMEELLITNGALEALNLCLQAVTEPGDLVAIEAPAFYACLQVLERLKLKAVEIPVHPRDGIDLGALAQSLERYPIKACWTMTSFQNPMGATLPEAKKQALVELLRNHQVPLIEDDVYAELYYGQHPPKPAKAFDTEGLVLHCGSFAKSLAPGYRVGWVAAGRYAQKVERLKLMTSLCPSMPAQAAIADYLQHGGYDRHLRKLRYALEEQQSAMLAAIARYFPAQTRVSQPAGGYFLWLELPEQTDSLKLFQMALAQGISIAPGPIFSATQRFRNCIRLNYGSPWTEASEKAMETLGRIVRSF comes from the coding sequence ATGAAACGCTACGAAAAATTCGCCGACGACATTGCCGAACTGATCCGCTCCGGCGTCCTGGGCCCCGGCCAGCGCGTGCCGTCGGTGCGTTATGCCAGCCAGACCTACGGCGTCAGCCCGTCCACGGTGTTCCAGGCCTACTACCTGCTGGAGCGCCGTGGCCTGATCCGCGCGCGACCGCGTTCCGGCTACTTCGTCAACACCCATGCGCCCAGCCCGTTTTCCGAGCCGGTGGTGAGCGAGCAGGTGCACGAGTCCACCGAAGTCGATGTCAGCGAGCTGGTGTTTTCCGTGCTCGACTCGATCAAAGACCCCAACACCGTGCCGTTCGGCTCGGCGTTCCCCAGCCCGATGCTGTTCCCGCTGCCACGCCTGGCCCGCTCCCTGGCCAGCGCCAGCCGTGAGATGGACCCGCGCCTGGTGGTCACCGACATGTCGCCGGGCAACCCGCAGTTGCGCCGACAGATTGCCCTGCGCTACATGGTCGGCGGCCTGATGCTGCCCATGGAAGAACTGCTGATCACCAACGGCGCCCTCGAGGCGCTGAACCTGTGCCTGCAAGCCGTCACCGAGCCGGGCGACCTGGTGGCCATCGAAGCCCCGGCCTTCTATGCCTGCCTGCAAGTGCTGGAGCGCCTGAAGCTCAAGGCCGTGGAAATCCCCGTGCACCCGCGCGACGGCATCGACCTGGGCGCCCTCGCGCAAAGCCTGGAGCGCTACCCGATCAAGGCCTGCTGGACCATGACCAGCTTCCAGAACCCCATGGGCGCCACCCTGCCGGAAGCCAAGAAGCAGGCGCTGGTGGAACTTTTGCGCAACCATCAGGTGCCCCTGATCGAGGACGACGTGTACGCCGAGTTGTATTACGGCCAACACCCACCCAAACCGGCCAAGGCCTTCGACACCGAGGGCCTGGTGCTGCATTGCGGCTCCTTCGCCAAGAGCCTCGCGCCAGGTTACCGCGTGGGCTGGGTGGCGGCCGGACGCTATGCGCAAAAGGTCGAACGCTTGAAGCTGATGACCTCGCTGTGCCCGTCGATGCCGGCCCAGGCGGCGATTGCCGATTACCTGCAACACGGCGGTTACGACCGCCACCTGCGCAAGTTGCGCTACGCCCTGGAAGAACAGCAAAGCGCCATGCTCGCCGCCATCGCCCGCTACTTCCCGGCGCAGACGCGGGTCAGCCAGCCGGCCGGCGGCTACTTCCTGTGGCTGGAACTGCCGGAGCAGACCGATTCGTTGAAATTGTTCCAGATGGCCCTGGCCCAAGGCATCAGCATCGCGCCGGGGCCGATCTTCTCGGCCACCCAGCGTTTCAGGAATTGCATTCGCTTGAACTATGGCAGCCCGTGGACCGAGGCGTCGGAGAAGGCAATGGAGACGTTGGGGCGGATTGTGCGGTCGTTCTGA
- the ccoG gene encoding cytochrome c oxidase accessory protein CcoG: MSERIPVRTVETFEPLHPKKVKAKSSDNLIHTRSFTGLFRTLRLSGAGFLFLAFFGTVWLNWGGRQAVLWDLAESKFHIFGATFWPQDFILLSALLIICAFGLFAITVFAGRVWCGYTCPQSSFTWLFMWCEKVTEGERNQRIKLQAAPWSPNKLARRAAKHTLWLGISVLTGLTFVGYFTPIRPLAAELLTWQMGGVSLFWVLFFTGATYINAGWLREAVCMHMCPYARFQSVMFDKDTLTISYDAARGEHRGPRKREVKPADVGLGDCIDCHLCVQVCPTGIDIRDGLQMECIGCAACIDACDSIMDKMGYARGLVSYTSEHQLQGGKTHLLRPRLIGYSAVLLVMIAALVVALIERPMVSLDVTKDRGMFRENAQGLIENIYSLKVINKTQQRQDYRLELVDADGFQLQGKTEISLAPGEISDVPVSVALLADKPASSSQTLRFKVTDVDEPWVYSAADSRFVAPLNR; encoded by the coding sequence ATGAGCGAAAGAATCCCCGTCCGAACCGTGGAAACCTTTGAGCCACTTCACCCAAAGAAGGTGAAGGCCAAATCCAGCGACAACCTGATCCACACCCGTAGTTTCACCGGCCTGTTCCGCACCTTGCGCTTGAGCGGTGCAGGCTTTCTGTTCCTGGCCTTTTTCGGCACCGTGTGGCTGAACTGGGGCGGTCGCCAAGCCGTGCTATGGGACTTGGCTGAAAGCAAATTCCATATTTTTGGTGCGACGTTCTGGCCGCAGGACTTCATCCTGCTCTCGGCGCTGTTGATCATCTGCGCCTTCGGCCTGTTTGCGATCACCGTATTTGCCGGCCGCGTGTGGTGCGGCTACACCTGCCCGCAAAGCTCCTTCACCTGGCTGTTCATGTGGTGCGAAAAAGTCACCGAAGGCGAACGCAACCAGCGCATCAAGCTGCAGGCCGCGCCGTGGAGCCCGAACAAACTGGCGCGGCGCGCGGCCAAGCACACGTTGTGGCTGGGCATCAGTGTGCTCACGGGCCTGACATTTGTCGGCTACTTCACACCGATCCGCCCGCTGGCCGCCGAGTTGCTGACCTGGCAGATGGGTGGCGTGAGCCTGTTCTGGGTGCTGTTTTTCACCGGTGCCACCTACATCAACGCCGGCTGGCTGCGTGAAGCGGTGTGCATGCACATGTGCCCTTATGCGCGCTTCCAGAGCGTGATGTTCGACAAGGACACCCTGACCATTTCCTACGACGCCGCCCGTGGCGAACACCGCGGCCCACGCAAACGCGAGGTGAAACCCGCCGACGTCGGCCTGGGTGACTGCATCGACTGCCACCTGTGCGTGCAGGTCTGCCCCACCGGCATCGACATCCGCGATGGCCTGCAAATGGAGTGCATCGGCTGCGCCGCGTGTATCGACGCCTGTGATTCGATCATGGACAAGATGGGCTACGCCCGTGGCCTGGTCAGCTATACCTCCGAGCATCAACTGCAAGGCGGCAAGACGCATCTGCTCAGGCCACGCCTGATCGGCTACAGTGCCGTGCTGCTGGTGATGATCGCCGCGCTGGTGGTGGCGTTGATCGAACGGCCGATGGTCTCGCTGGATGTGACCAAGGACCGGGGCATGTTCCGCGAGAACGCCCAGGGCTTGATCGAAAACATCTACAGCCTCAAGGTCATCAACAAGACCCAGCAACGCCAGGACTACCGCCTGGAGCTGGTGGACGCCGATGGCTTCCAGTTGCAAGGCAAGACCGAGATCAGCCTGGCGCCAGGCGAAATCAGCGATGTGCCGGTGTCGGTGGCGTTGCTGGCGGATAAACCGGCGAGCAGCTCGCAGACCTTGCGCTTCAAGGTCACCGATGTGGATGAACCGTGGGTCTACAGTGCTGCCGACAGCCGTTTCGTGGCACCGCTGAACCGCTGA